From Rutidosis leptorrhynchoides isolate AG116_Rl617_1_P2 chromosome 3, CSIRO_AGI_Rlap_v1, whole genome shotgun sequence, a single genomic window includes:
- the LOC139901163 gene encoding uncharacterized protein produces the protein MSYVSLKYAAILDCPLCDRDFPLQVEIVDGRFSVANEVYKNCVIDFGTKRFDIDLVPITLGEFDVVMGMDWLDHNRANLDCHEKFVRVRTPSGGELIVYGEARRRPVPICTYARARRHVSSGGMAYLAHVVDTRDEPPSIKYILGVPPVRQVEFRIDLVPGANPIAKTPYRLAPNEMREFLNQT, from the coding sequence ATGTCGTATGTTTCCTTAAAATATGCGGCTATTTTAGATTGTCCCTTATGTGATCGAGACTTTCCTTTACAAGTTGAGATCGTGGATGGTAGGTTCTCGGTGGCTAATGAGGTATATAAaaattgtgttattgatttcggaaccaAGAGGTTTGATATCGACTTGGTTCCTATTACTTTGGGTGAATTTGATGTTGTgatgggtatggattggcttgatcataATAGAGCTAATCTTGATTGTCATGAGAAGTTTGTAAGGGtaagaaccccaagtgggggagaactaATTGTGTATGGTGAAGCTCGAAGACGTCCCGTGCCTATTTGTACTTACGCTCGGGCGCGTCGACACGTGTCTAGTGGAGGTATGGCTTACCTAGctcatgtggttgatactcgtgatgagccaccttcCATTAAATATATTCTTGGTGTTCCGCCGGTAAGACAAGTGGAGTTTCGCATCGACTTGGTTCCGGGGGCGAATCCTATTGCCAAAACTCCCTATCGTTTGGCACCAAATGAGATGCGCGAATTTTTGAACCAAACCTAA